One Rattus rattus isolate New Zealand chromosome 12, Rrattus_CSIRO_v1, whole genome shotgun sequence genomic window carries:
- the LOC116913775 gene encoding olfactory receptor 10G3, translated as MERVNHTLLTEFILTGVPHPPRLRTFLFVFFLLIYILTQLGNMLILITVCADTQLHARPMYIFLGALSVIDMGISTIIVPCLMMNFTPGIKPIPFGGCVAQLYFYHFLGSSQCFLYTTMAYDRYLAICQPLRYPVLMSAKLSILLVAGAWVAGSIHGAIQAILTFRLPYCGPNQVDYFFCDIPAVLKLACADTTVNELVTFVDIGVVVASCFSLILLSYIYIIRAILRIRTADGRRRAFSTCGAHVTIVTVYYVPCAFIYLRPDSHSILDGAAALFPTAITPFLNPLIYTLRNQEVKTALRRMVGGQNTKNKV; from the coding sequence ATGGAAAGAGTCAACCACACACTCCTGACTGAGTTCATCCTCACAGGAGTTCCCCACCCTCCCAGGCTGAGGACTTTcctgtttgtgttctttttgctGATCTACATCCTGACTCAGCTGGGGAACATGCTCATCCTGATCACTGTCTGTGCCGACACACAGCTCCATGCGCGCCCCATGTACATCTTCCTTGGTGCGCTCTCCGTCATCGACATGGGCATCTCTACCATCATTGTCCCCTGTCTCATGATGAACTTCACTCCAGGCATTAAGCCCATCCCGTTTGGGGGCTGTGTGGCCCAGCTTTATTTCTATCACTTCCTGGGAAGCTCCCAGTGTTTCCTATATACCACAATGGCCTATGACAGGTACCTGGCCATATGCCAACCCCTGCGTTACCCAGTCCTCATGTCTGCTAAGCTGAGTATCTTGCTGGTGGCTGGAGCTTGGGTCGCTGGCTCAATCCATGGAGCAATCCAAGCCATTCTAACCTTCCGCTTGCCCTACTGTGGTCCCAACCAGGTAGATTACTTCTTCTGTGACATTCCTGCTGTTCTGAAACTAGCCTGTGCCGATACCACAGTCAATGAGTTGGTGACCTTTGTGGACATCGGAGTGGTGGTTGCCAGTTGTTTCTCCCTGATCCTCCTTTCCTACATCTATATCATTCGGGCCATCCTGAGAATCCGCACAGCTGATGGGAGGCGAAGGGCCTTCTCAACATGTGGAGCCCATGTGACTATTGTCACTGTGTACTATGTGCCCTGTGCCTTCATCTACCTGCGACCTGACAGTCACAGCATCCTGGATGGAGCagctgctctcttccccacagccATCACTCCTTTCCTCAATCCCCTCATCTACACTCTGCGGAACCAGGAGGTGAAGACGGCCTTGAGGAGAATGGTAGGAGGTCAAAACACTAAGAATAAGGTCTGA